One genomic segment of Helianthus annuus cultivar XRQ/B chromosome 14, HanXRQr2.0-SUNRISE, whole genome shotgun sequence includes these proteins:
- the LOC110906509 gene encoding DNA-binding protein HEXBP-like, giving the protein MDHKTQECKDLKDATCYGCGEKRHIKTRCPKKATKGKGTLDSQAKPCGICNKEGHKALECQGIKDATCYGCNEIGHIKTNCPNKTKKPGEAKKTKVGDSQMNAQEVVQDDNITTAVRKAMRKVMKRFKKPNAACFKTHVAAHEKSYIHTSNAKNKPNKSIYGKEPHSFLGCT; this is encoded by the exons ATGGATCACAAGACCCAAGAATGCAAGGACTTGAAGGACGCCACATGCTATGGTTGTGGCGAGAAGAGGCACATAAAGACCCGCTGCCCAAAGAAGGCGACTAAAGGGAAAGGCACTTTAGATTCACAAGCTAAGCCTTGTGGAATTTGTAATAAGGAAGGGCACAAAGCTTTGGAGTGCCAAGgcataaaggacgcaacctgctatggttgcaatgaaataggGCACATCAAAACAAATTGTccaaataaaaccaagaagcctggGGAGGCTAAGAAGACTAAAGTTGGGGACTCCcaaatgaatgctcaagaggTCGTTCAGGATGACAATATCACAACAG CTGTTAGAAAGGCTATGAGAAAAGTCATGAAAAGATTCAAGAAGCCGAATGCTGCTTGCTTTAAAACACATGTCGCTGCTCATGAGAAGAGCTATATTCATACTTCAAATGCAAAGAATAAACCCAACAAAAGCATATATGGCAAGGAGCCCCATTCCTTTTTaggatgtacttaa